The Toxoplasma gondii ME49 chromosome III, whole genome shotgun sequence genome includes a window with the following:
- a CDS encoding hypothetical protein (encoded by transcript TGME49_254360) produces the protein MRYGILRAPISEKNTFGEHAGRLPIMHRKFMSLVNKVPGRRLDEVANFINRRRQLELLRENERWGGFELQTVAWTPDALIPALRNMTVPINAVVIPEGFFRGDGTGITGDLYYWLAVHFLSVQGGTIVLVGGMNGEGKTRELLRDLFNIHLEPAGFFSYDDAESVPHQTHDIYDTPPYEEDEGIDESLLPGKLCHLLHAGCNGDC, from the exons ATGCGGTACGGCATTTTACGAGCACCAAtttcagagaaaaacactTTTGGGGAGCACGCGGGCCGCTTACCCATCATGCACAG GAAATTCATGTCTCTCGTTAACAAAGTTCCAGGTCGGCGACTGGACGAAGTGGCGAACTTTATCAACCGGAGA AGGCAACTGGAGTTACTGCGGGAAAACGAGCGCTGGGGAGGGTTCGAGCTGCAGACGGTCGCATGGACGCCAGATGCGCTGATTCCAGCACTGAGAAACATGACTGTTCCTATCAACGCTGTTGTCATACCGGAAGGCTTTTTCCG CGGCGATGGCACTGGCATCACAGGCGATCTCTACTACTGGCTAGCGGTTCATTTTCTTAGTGTCCAAGGTGGCACGATTGTCCTTGTCGGAGGAATGAATG GCGAGGGTAAAACCAGGGAACTTCTTAGAGACCTCTTCAACATACACCTCGAGCCAGCTGGCTTTTTTTCGTACGACGATGCTGAAAGTGTTCCTCATCAGACACATGATATATACGATACACCGCCGTacgaggaggacgaagggATCGACGAGAGTTTGTTACCTGGTAAACTCTGTCACTTGTTACACGCAGGATGCAATGGTGACTGTTAA